GAAACCGAAAAAAACGGCTTCCCGCATTTCATGCTCAAGGAAATTTTCGAACAGCCGGAAACGGTTCTCAACGCGTTCCGCGGGCGCATCCTCCGCGAGGAGGGGGTCAGCAAGTTCGGCGGATTGGAAAGCATCCTGCCGGAACTCAAAACGATCAACCGCCTCGTCATGATCTCCTGCGGCACGTCGTACCATGCCGGCCTGCTGGGCCGTTACATCTTCGAGAAGCTCACCGACATAAATGTCGACGTGGAGATCGCCAGCGAATTCCGTTACCGGAACATCAATCTGTCTGCTGGAACCGCCGTCCTGGCCATCAGCCAGTCGGGTGAGACCGCCGACACCATCGCCGCGGTGCGCGAGGCGCGCCGCAAAGGCGCGCTCGCCCTCGGCCTGGTCAATGTCGTCGGATCCACCATCGCCCGGGAAACGATCGCGGGTGTTTATAACCACGCCGGGCCTGAGATCGGCGTGGCTTCCACCAAGATCTTCACGTCGCAAGTGGTCATCCTGAGCCTGCTGGCGCTGCTGCTGGGCCGGTTCAAGAAACTGTCGATGAACGACGGCATCCAGGTGCTGAACGCCATCCAGGAGCTGCCGGATCAGATCCAAATGGTTCTGGAACAATCTGAGGACATCCGCGCCATCGCCCGCGACTACTACCAGCACCAGTCCTTCCTGTACCTGGGGCGCCTCTACAACTATCCGACGGCGATGGAAGGTGCGCTCAAATTGAAGGAGATCAGCTACATCCACGCCGAAGGCTATCCGGCGGGCGAGATGAAACATGGTCCCATCGCCCTGATCTCCCCCGAGTGCCCGGTCATGGCCGTCTGTCCCAGGGACAGCGTGTACGACAAGATGATCAGCAATATCATGGAAGTACAGGCCCGCGGCGCCAAGATCATCGCCGTCGGCTCACCCGACGACACCAAACTGGCCGACATCGCCGATCGGGTGATCATCGTACCGCGCACCCTCGATTTCCTCAACCCGATCCTCTGCAACATCCCCCTGCAGCTGTTCGCCTATTTTTGCGCCTTGTACCGGGGTTGCGCCATCGATAAACCGCGCAACCTGGCCAAGAGCGTCACCGTGGAGTGAACCACCATGAGTCAGCCGACACCGGTCAAGGGCGTCATCTTGGCGGCGGGTTACGGGACGCGATTCCTGCCCGTGACCAAGACGGTGCCCAAAGAGATGCTGCCCATCGTCGAGGTGCCGTCCATCCAGTACGTGATCGATGAATTCATCGCTTCGGGCATCCGCGACATTCTGATCGTCACCAGCCGCCGGAAGAAAGCCCTTGAGGATTATTTCGACCGGGATGTGGAGCTGGAGTCGGTGTTCCGGGATGAAGCCGCCGGCGGCAAGCTCGCCAGCGTCACGCCGCCCGACGCCAACATCGTCTTCATCCGGCAGCGGGAGATGCGGGGAACGGCCCACGCCTTGATGCTGTGCGAGGGGTTCGCCGGACAGTCGCCGTTCGTCGTCGCCTACCCCGATGACCTGATGCCCGACCCACCCTGTGCCCGACAACTCATCGAGACCTGGCGGGAGACGATCACACCCGCTCAGCCGCGCGGCTGCTCCGTGCTCTCTGTGATCGATTTAAGCGGGCAGGATGTGTCGCGCTACGGCGTCGTCGATTACGAACTTCGGGGCGGGCGTCATGTTGTCCGCCGGATGGTGGAAAAGCCCCGGCCGGGGTCGGAACCGAGCCACCTCATTTCCCTGGGGCGCTATCTGTACACCCCGGATCTCTTCCCGGTCCTCCACGAGTTGGCGCGCGTGCCCCGTGACGGCGAGTTTTACCAGACGGAACCCATCAACCGCCTGGCCGGTTGTGGTTTGGTCGTGGCCCGACCATACCCGGGACGACGCTATGACACCGGTGAGCCCGTCGGTTACATCAAAACGATCGTGGAAATGGCGCTGGCCCGACCGGAATACCGGCAGGAGTTATCCGATTATTTGCACAAATTGTCATTGACCGGCCTGTTGTGACATATTATGATTTACTGTTTATGCGAAAGAAGATGGATGCCATCGGTTTGGTCGTTGGGCAGGGGATCAGTAGCCGCCGGAGCAACCGTATCCATCATCGGACAACGCCTTCGGCGTGCGTAAAATCGGACGATTGACAGGGGACAATGAAACATCTTGATCTGCTTCTATTATTAATAGGCACACTTCTCTTCACACCACTTCCCGGCCAGGACACCCAGCCGACCGCCGGCACCCTCGACCAGACCGTCAAGAAAAACACCCTGTTGGAGTTCATCCGCATCCGCTCCAATCCGGCGGCCAACTACGTGCTGGGGCCCGGCGACATCATCACCGTCGACGTGTTCGGCGTGCCGGAGCTGAAAACCGAAGTGCAGGTGGCCCAGGACGGCACGATCATGCTGCCGTTCCTCTCCCTGGTCCGGGTGGAGGGTTTGAACACGGCGGAACTCCAGGTGAAGCTGGAGTCGCTGTTGGCTGATTCCGTGCTCAAAGACCCGCACGTGATGGTTTCCATCAAGGAGTACCGCTCCCAGCCGGTGCACGTGCTCGGCGAGATCAGCAAGCCCGGCACGTACCAGCTCACCCACTTCATGCGGCTTGTGGACCTGCTGTCATTGGCCGGCGGCTTCACCGCCGCCGCCGGCGACATGTGCACCATCAGCAGGCAGGACGAGACGGGCATCTCACAGCAGGTGGAAATCAGCCTAGTGGACCTCCTGGAGAACGGCAATCCCGCGCTCAACGTTCCCATCCAGGCCGGCGACATCATCCACGTGCCCAAGCGGGTGGATCGCATCTACTATGTCATCGGCGACGTTGGCAAGCCCGGCGCCTATCCCATTCCGCCGAAGAAAGAAATTCGGCTCAGTGAAGCGTTGACCACGGCCGGGGGCTTCACGAAGACATCCAGCTTGGCGAATACACGGCTCGTCCGGGCGCTGCCCGATGGCCAGCGAACCGTCGTGGCGATTGACTTCGACAAAATTCTGAAGGGCACCGGTGAGGATTTCTCCCTGCAGGAAAACGACATGCTGTACATCCCCAACTCCAAAGCCAAGGGGATCAGCCAAGCCATGCTCTCCAGCGTTCCGAATT
This portion of the Acidobacteriota bacterium genome encodes:
- the glmS gene encoding glutamine--fructose-6-phosphate transaminase (isomerizing) translates to MHVLTEGLKRLEYRGYDSCGLATVGPAGVYAVKTCGTIGELEQRLSAATPPATTGIGHTRWATHGRPSEANAHPHCDCGRMLYVIHNGIIENYSLLKRELMRKGHRFESETDTEVLAHLFEEFYQGDLLDSVLRGLERVTGTFGIAVVHAAHPEQIIVARRGSPLVLGVGDREMLAASDVAALLRHTDRVIYLNDGEVAVLQPDDFRILSISHELVHRDPVKVEWQVEETEKNGFPHFMLKEIFEQPETVLNAFRGRILREEGVSKFGGLESILPELKTINRLVMISCGTSYHAGLLGRYIFEKLTDINVDVEIASEFRYRNINLSAGTAVLAISQSGETADTIAAVREARRKGALALGLVNVVGSTIARETIAGVYNHAGPEIGVASTKIFTSQVVILSLLALLLGRFKKLSMNDGIQVLNAIQELPDQIQMVLEQSEDIRAIARDYYQHQSFLYLGRLYNYPTAMEGALKLKEISYIHAEGYPAGEMKHGPIALISPECPVMAVCPRDSVYDKMISNIMEVQARGAKIIAVGSPDDTKLADIADRVIIVPRTLDFLNPILCNIPLQLFAYFCALYRGCAIDKPRNLAKSVTVE
- a CDS encoding UTP--glucose-1-phosphate uridylyltransferase, which gives rise to MSQPTPVKGVILAAGYGTRFLPVTKTVPKEMLPIVEVPSIQYVIDEFIASGIRDILIVTSRRKKALEDYFDRDVELESVFRDEAAGGKLASVTPPDANIVFIRQREMRGTAHALMLCEGFAGQSPFVVAYPDDLMPDPPCARQLIETWRETITPAQPRGCSVLSVIDLSGQDVSRYGVVDYELRGGRHVVRRMVEKPRPGSEPSHLISLGRYLYTPDLFPVLHELARVPRDGEFYQTEPINRLAGCGLVVARPYPGRRYDTGEPVGYIKTIVEMALARPEYRQELSDYLHKLSLTGLL